Proteins encoded together in one Yersinia mollaretii ATCC 43969 window:
- the npr gene encoding PTS phosphocarrier protein NPr, which yields MTVKQTVEIKNKLGMHARPAMKLFELVQSFDAEVMLRNDSGTEAEASSVIALLMLDSAKGRQIEVEATGPDEIQALAAVIELFNSGFDED from the coding sequence ATGACCGTCAAACAGACTGTTGAGATCAAGAACAAGTTGGGGATGCACGCCAGACCCGCAATGAAACTGTTCGAGCTGGTTCAAAGTTTTGATGCAGAAGTCATGTTGCGTAATGACAGTGGGACCGAAGCCGAGGCCAGCAGTGTGATTGCACTGCTGATGCTGGACTCCGCGAAAGGTCGCCAGATTGAGGTTGAAGCAACCGGCCCTGATGAGATTCAAGCTCTGGCCGCCGTCATTGAACTGTTCAATTCAGGGTTTGATGAAGATTAA